The sequence below is a genomic window from Terriglobia bacterium.
TACGCCAACGGCAAGCAGATAGAAAACGGTTTTCAGACCAATGGCGTGCTTCTCAATGACACCTGGTGTGAATTCCTGGCAAACAACCGCTTCCTGATCGGCTTGTCAATTGATGGCCCGCGCGGGCTCCACAACAAATACCGCATCGACAAAGGCGGACACCCCACCTTCGATGCGGTGATGCGCGGCATCGGCTATTTGAAAAAGCATAATGTGGAGTTCAACACATTGACTGTGATCCACCATGAAAACTCTTATCACCCGCTTGAGGTTTACCGGTTCCTCAAGCAGGTCGGAAGCGGTTTCATGCAGTTTATTCCCGTAGCGGAGAGGGCCGCAGAGGAGCCAACGCCGGGCGGCTTGTCCCTGGTTTCCCCGGACTATCGGTCCGCCGCCAAAGTTACGGAGTGGTCTGTCGAGCCGCATCAGTATGGCTCATTTCTTTGCGCGATCTTCGACGAGTGGGTGCGGTGCGATGTGGGGCGATTTTACGTCCAGCTTTTTGATGTCGCACTCGAGGCCTGGATGGGGATGGAGTCCAGCCTGTGCGTCTTTCGTCGGACGTGCGGTGACGCCATGGCCATCGAACACAATGGCGATCTCTACTCGTGCGACCATTACGTCTATCCTGAGAACAGGCTGGGCAACGTGATTGATAGTCCCTTGCTGAGCCTGATCGGCTCCCCGCAGCAGCGCAAGTTCGGCCAGGATAAATGGGATACGCTCCCAAAATACTGCCGCGAATGCGAGGTTCGCTTTGCCTGCAACGGTGAGTGCCCGAAGCACCGCTTCCTCCGTACGCCGGATGGGGAGGAAGGCCT
It includes:
- a CDS encoding anaerobic sulfatase-maturation protein, which encodes MERPAFHVLAKPIGPICNLNCKYCFYLEKERLYSGTAGETSWSMPHDVLESFIKQYIEAQEAPVINFAWQGGEPTLLGVEFFQRVVALQNKYANGKQIENGFQTNGVLLNDTWCEFLANNRFLIGLSIDGPRGLHNKYRIDKGGHPTFDAVMRGIGYLKKHNVEFNTLTVIHHENSYHPLEVYRFLKQVGSGFMQFIPVAERAAEEPTPGGLSLVSPDYRSAAKVTEWSVEPHQYGSFLCAIFDEWVRCDVGRFYVQLFDVALEAWMGMESSLCVFRRTCGDAMAIEHNGDLYSCDHYVYPENRLGNVIDSPLLSLIGSPQQRKFGQDKWDTLPKYCRECEVRFACNGECPKHRFLRTPDGEEGLNYLCAGYKLFFKHIDPYMKFMAAELREGRAPANVMEWVRRRDLQAAGKKRPGRNDLCPCGSGRKFKRCCGKDS